A stretch of DNA from Desulfobulbaceae bacterium:
GTCTTTTGGGGAAGTTCAGGCGTTTCGCGTTGGCCAGAGCTTCATCCATCATTGTGGCCACGTCCTGGCGGCTCTTGCGCATGAGGTCGAGATAGTGGTGTTGAATCGGATTGAGAGGGGCTGTGGTCATGAGTTCAAGGAGAAGAAACGCGCTCATGGAATTGCGCATGTCGTGGATCAGGATATTGGCTTTTTCGTATTCGGAGGCTAACTGGCGGGTGTCATTTCTGATGCGCTGGCTCAAGGTCTGCATCATTGCTACCAGGGAAGGAGGCTGGGATGCGAGGTATTCCTGGAATTGAGCCGAGGTGATCCGGAAAAGTCTGGCCGGGGTGCTGGCGATGACGGTTGCTGATCTGGGCTTTTTTTCGATGATGGACATCTCGCCGATATAGTCAATCGGCTGGATGGTGGTGATAGCTCGTTTATCTTTGAATATCTGCAGAGTTCCGTCCAGCAGGATGAACATATCCTGTCCGGGATCCCCCTCAGAACAGAGGACTGTGCCGGCGGTGATCTCGATCTCTTCGAGCGCGGTGGCGAAGCTTTCAAGTTCGTTAGTGTCAAAGGAGCTAAAAAGATCTATCTCCTTGAGCAAGGTGATTCGTTCGCGGTGATTCATGCCGAGTTGGGGTTTGGTCTCCTCTGTAGAGGCAGTGTCGACTCTTTGCTCTTCGTAATGGATATTATGACTCTGGCCCTCTGTTGAGCTTGAGCAACAAAGGGCCAGGCATTGAATAATCTATTACAGAGGGGCTTTGGTCAGTGTGCGGCCTTCTCGGTTGCTTTGGCCTCGTTTTGTGCAGATTTTGTGAAGATTTCAATGACGGCTTTTTCCCGTTCATCCTTAATAAAGGTGTCGATCTTTTTTTGGATCTCCTGCTGCTTGAGGAAATTTCGCAACTTGTCAGCGACATCCTCATAGGGCACGATCTTGGTCTCTTTTTTGTCGGTTGCCCGAATTAAATGATACCCTGCTTGGGTTTCGACAATTGTTGTTTTGTCTGGATCAAGGGTGAAAGCCGCCTCTTCAAATGCTTTTTCAGTTTGACCACGAAGCACAAAACCCATCATGCCTCCGGACGCGGCATTTCCGTCCTCGGAGTGTTTTTGCGCTAACTTTGCAAAATCGCCGCCTTGTTCCAGTTCTTTTTTAACTGCTTTTAATTTGGCCATGGCCTTGTTTTTTTCTTCATCGCTGGCATCTTTCTTAACCTTGATCAAGATGTTGGTGACCAGGACCTGCTCCGGACGAGTGAAGTCGGCCAGGTTGGTTTCGTAGTATTTATGGCCCTGCTCGTCAGTAATGACAGTGGTGTCGGCAAATTCCTTGGTAATGAACTTCTCGGTAGCGATTTTCTTGCGAATATCTTGTTCTGTGAAGGTGTTTTTGAATTTGTCAGTGTCGGGAAACTGGGTCTTGCTCTTTTCCATCTGAGCCTTGGCTTCTTGCTCAGTTACCTGGATTCCGGCTTTCTGGCTGGCTTGATAGAGCAGTTCCCCTCCGATCATGATCTCAAGTATCTCCGATTCCATCTGGG
This window harbors:
- a CDS encoding cyclic nucleotide-binding domain-containing protein, with protein sequence MNHRERITLLKEIDLFSSFDTNELESFATALEEIEITAGTVLCSEGDPGQDMFILLDGTLQIFKDKRAITTIQPIDYIGEMSIIEKKPRSATVIASTPARLFRITSAQFQEYLASQPPSLVAMMQTLSQRIRNDTRQLASEYEKANILIHDMRNSMSAFLLLELMTTAPLNPIQHHYLDLMRKSRQDVATMMDEALANAKRLNFPKRLEINSLPVTLDAIPVTLSCHPDLKGKTITIKHLTSIPDFAFNHLDINRVITNLVINAGQASPPQGQIKITTAFKQGHAVVEVTDYGTGIPKEIQSKIFTPQFSTKPDGNGLGLTSCQEIITRYGGALTCMSKKDTGATFRFTLPISPPNHDRA